Below is a window of Manis javanica isolate MJ-LG chromosome 2, MJ_LKY, whole genome shotgun sequence DNA.
AACCAGAGCCCCGGCAGCCTGTACCCTGGTTCCTTGCTGGTCCCATGGGATCAGCGCTGGTGAAGCTCTAAGCAAAACCCATGCTGGGCAATGCCATGTGCTGCTGGAAAGGCAAGTCACAGGTTACCTTTCAACCTGTCTTTTAGCACAGCACCTATAAGGGCAGGTAGCAAAATACAGGAGACAAGTCTGCAAGGACACAGAGGGCCAGGGATTGGCATTTCAGGGAGAGAAGGGTGAGGAGGATGAGGGGCTTTCGTTTTCAGGGATGAGCGGGGGTCTGTCTACACACAGAAAGTGTGTCTTAAAGGGCAGCACATGCGAGCCCTGTGGACCACGAGGGAGCCATGGTTATTGCCGGAGAGGAGGTACAGGCGCAACAGGAAGTCTCCTTTGCGTGCAAAGGGAGCCTCTGTGAGGCCCCAGGGTTGGGGAGTCAGCCAGAGCTGCCCTTCCTTGGCTGCCAGGTGCAGGGAAGCGCAGGCGTGGAGGGCCCGGCGGTGTGGGCCCAGCTCCACTCACCAACTGGGTGCACTTGTCCGTGCAGTAGCCCGTGAGGGTGTAGGCCGACTCCTGCGGGGGGATGGCCATCACGGGCGTGTACACCAGGCCCAGCTCCATGATCCCCGCGTCATAGCGCCGCAGCTTGGCCGTGTAGTACAGGCGGATGCCAGAGGAGTCCCGCCGGCCTGGGGGAAGGAGGGGCAGAGGCGAGGGAGTCCCCTTTGGCCCGCGTGCAGACCTCCCCTGCGCTTGCTCACATGCCAAGCCCCAGCCGTCCCCAGCCCAGAGGTagtgcccaccccccacctgcccccagccgCATCTGCTCCCACACCTGTTTATGCCAGGCATTTGCACCACCTCACCAGGGGCACAGTCACACAGCCACGTGGCCTTGGGGGCCGCTCCCCTGCCCTAGCCCTGCCTGGGAGGGGTCAGCCGAGGCCCTGGGTGCTTTGGGGAGGAGCCCCGGGCTGGTTCcagtggggaggtgagggggctgGACGTGGCCCAAACCCTCGGGACGCACGGTAGAGCTGGGAGATGGGCATCAGGGCCTGTTAACCCAAGAGTCCGCTTCTCtgacttacagatgaggaaaactaaGGCTCAGCACTGAGCTAAAGACCCTTCCCCATTCGGCCAGTCTGTGAAGTGGTCTAGCTGGGTCCGAGCCCAGGGCGGTGACTGGGGACCCGGCAGCCTCTCTGCTCCTCTGCTCCAAGGGGGAGCCAAGAACGCCCCCTCTTCCCCCGCCTCCCTGCTCCTCACTCCAGGCTCCCCCCGCAATGTCCAAACACAGCCTCTGTATCTCTGGGCTGATTACATCAGAggataataataaaaagggagaTGCAATTGGTTGAAATTCAGATGGGggttaaataatgaaataattgtgGAATTTTGATATTTATAGAAAAGTGGCCCATCTCCAGAGTTGTGAAGTGACAGAGCATCCTTATATCTGGCAAAGGATCCATAAATACAGCCAGATAATCAGGAAGAGACAGACTTGCCTGACATTAAGGAGTTTTCAAAAATCCATTTGCTTTCAGGTTTTAAATGAGCAATAAATCCCGTATCTTGCTAAGGCCCAAGCTGACTTATGTCCTTCTCTGTGCTTGCTGTAGATAATCCCCAAGGCGACAGAAAGTATTAGTTATGTCACCAAGAAGAAAATCCCTGGCGGCCATTGGTGGAGCCCACTCGGACCCGCACCCAGCTGGGGGCACGGCATGCACGCACTTTCCCAGCCCCAGGCCATGTGTGGGACTAGAGCAAAGGCAGGCAGGCTCGGTTCCCCACCCAGGGTCCTACAGCAAGGGAGGGATGGGCTGGGACCCAGCCTGGAGGTCATGTTCTTATTGCTGAAGCTATTTCTGCCCCTCACTCACAAGTGAAAataattgtctttaaaaatagggagagagagagagagaaggcttgGTGGCTATGTGGTGGGAGATGCTGGTGCAACAGACAGTGGGGAGTATTGTCAGTTTCTGATGTGGCATCAACTGGCATCACCACCCTAAAGACTAACTCTGGCTGTCTACCTTCAGGCACAGCGCGATCCAGCAACCCCTGCTGTCTGCTCCCAGCTCCTGCTCTCATGCCCTGCAGTGCAGCCAGGCAGGACCACCTGTGTTCCTGAAACATGCTCTCCATGTGCCCCATCCTTTCCTGCACACAGACTATTCCCTTGATCTGATGCAGCACCTGGCAGCTTCCCTTGTGAAGCTTCTCCTTGTCCTCCAATGCCCAGGTCACATGCTGCCACAACGCCACCCAGGCCACATTGACTTCTCCTTTTATACAATCTCACATCTTGCCTTCATCTGCCTCCTAGGGCCTGGCCCCTCctgccttgtgtgtgtgtgtgtgtgtgtgtgtgtgtgtgtgtgtgtgtgtgtgtgtgtgcaggtgtgtatCATACTGGCTCATATATGTGCGCACATCTCAGCCTCCTTCCCAAGCTTTCTGGGGGCACAGAGGTGTCTTCCTCTGGCTTGGCACAATGTCACACAGAAGCCCCACAATGAACACGGATGAGTGGAAGTTCTCTGCTATCGGGTACCTTAGGGGAAAGCAGGAAGTCAGCCTGAGTGGCCCTTGCCCTGACCCAGGCCCTTCTAGGCCAGATTGGACACACGGTTGTGGTCTGAACACTCAGACACAATGGGACACGTGCCCAGGGACAAACACTCAATTCAGAGCTATCTGTTCCTGCCTGATAATTCACCTTTCTGGACCTGAGGTCTGGCGCAGTTGATCAGGGGATGCCATCGCCATCCCGCATCCAGCACAGGGGACCATGAGGATTTGTGTTTGCTGGTGTCAGGGTCCTTAAAAACTCAACAGCCCTGAACAAACAAGATCCAGCCCTCCAGCACACAGGACAGGTAGCACTGGTAAACCGCAGCCTGGCCCTCCTGGGCACGGGACAGCCCCGCAGGCCGTTCCAACAGGAAGTGCCACGCCATGGCCGAGGGTCAGTTAGAGGAGCCTGTCTGCCACCCCTGACATGAAACACATGGATAGAAGATCCTgtactcacactcacactcaggcatgctctcacactcacactcaggcATGCATTCGTTCTGCTGCGATGTGTTTGGAGAAGCAGAAGGGACGCTTATGACCAGAAATGTCCCCATTTGAGCTGGGGCTCTTCCCTAGCCCGGAGGACAGCCCCGGGGGCAGTGCCTCCCACGGTGAGCCCAACGAAGGGTGGGTTCTGGGCAGGGGCTGCATCCTGCCATCCTTCTGTCTTGCCAGGTGCCCCCTCCTCACCCAGCCTGTTCCTGGGAGGGCAGCGACACTGCTCCGTGAGTCAAGCCATGGGGGGGCAGTTGGGGATGAGGGTAGCAGCAGCTTCAGGCTTCCAGGGGACCGAGCACATGGGACAGCGCTCTGGCCTGAGGCCTCTCTGTACTGACCTCCCGCCCAGGGGTCAGCGCACACTGACGCTAGCCCTAGGCCCTGGCTGGCGTCACCACATGAGAAAAAGGTGTGCCGGGGAGGGGGACCTGTGTTTACTCAGACTGACCCAATGTCTAGATGATTCCTTACAGCTTTACAGTCAAACCAGTCTTGCAGATTGGCAAGGCTGCCGACTGAGGCCAGGGAGGGACCCCACCCCAAGCCTCCTGGCCCTGCCTACTCACTTCATGGCCATGGTGGGGGTCCTTCACCAGTGGGCcttaatttccttatctgcaaaatgggcatgCAGGCTCCTGCCTGACCCAGGGCATGGTACTTGGGACAGTGCACACCAATGGCTGCAATGTTTATGAGGAAGACGTGGGGAGGTACTGAGTCCCCACGGCTGAGGGGGTAGCCCTGAGCCAGCCCATTGAGGCCCTGCTCCAGGGAGCCCACTGCAGTTCTAGGAGACGGATGGTGAAGGAGAGACACTGGGGGTGCACCGGCAATGGATCATATAACAAGTAGGCTAGAGTTTGGGGAGCAAGTCCAGTGCTAAACAGACAAGTCAATTATCTTCCTGACTGGACGCAGCCCAGCGCCAGGGTTTCAAAGGAGAAGATGGTGGCAGCGCTGGAAACATTCCCGGCGCCCCCTACCTTGTATCCTCAGTGGGTTGTGGTAGTGAACTTCCAGGCGGAGAAACCTGGAGGACCCAGGGCCCCCGAAGGCAAGGCCCGCTTCCTCCGGGTAGTAAAAGGCCTGCAGCGGGCAGAAAGAAGGGTATCAGGCATTTAGGAACCACAGCCCAGGTGGACAGACTGGTGCATCACAAGGGGGTCCCAGACAGGGGTGCGGGCAAACCCACCCAGCTGAGCTACGGTGGGCGGTGCTGGGGAGCAGCCGGATTACAGCGACACTGTCCTGCTGATGGGCAGCTCATTATGGCTCCAACGGTGTGGTGTCCCTATTAGACTCGGGGTCAGGGAGTGGGGCGAGCTGGTGCCCCCAGGCCACCTGCTGCCCGAGCCCCTTTCCCAGCTGTGCCCTGGCCTCCTCTGGGCTGGTGGGAGAAGCTGATGGAAGCGTGGTAGACGCAGCCCACAGAGGCTGCAGCGACAGGCCCTCGCACCGCCAGCCCCAGGTCCACCCTGTGCATGCACCCCCAACTCCAGTGGGGAAGCGGGGTCAGTACCTGCAGTGAACCTAAGCTCAGGGGCATTTAGGATTGCTATAGAGATGTAACAAAGGCTGGGAAAAGTCTGTGTGGCTCAAAAGAGCAGTGGAATGTGGATAATGCACAAGCAATCGGGGTTATTTGGGCTGTGAGCCTCTCTGGTGGCCTCATGAGCACCCTTGGGAGCCCCCTTCTTGGGGGCCCTCAGAGAAGTGGGGGACACCGAGGTGTGGAGGCGTCAGGGCCCCCAAAGGCTCCCGAGAGACAGGCGGGACCCGGGGGGGGTGCAGGGCACACACCTTGGCACCCAGGGCCCAGGCGGCCAGCACGTGGCGGCAGTAGTTGAGACGGTCAGGCTTCATCTTGGAGTCGCAGGGCCCACTGAACTGGGGGAAGCTCTCGAACTCGGCAGCGCACTGGAAGACCTCCATGTGGTGCACCAGGGCCTCATTGCCCTCAGTGACCATGGGCTCGTACTGTGGGGGAGGCCACGGCAGCTGAGCCTGAGGCCGCGGACACCCCaaccctgcctgcccacccccgCTGGTGGGGGCGGGCCAGCAGCCCCCCGTGGGCCTCTGCtcgccatctgtaaaatgggcaggtGAGGGAGGTGATTTCCAGGGTTGCTTCTGTGGCTCAGGGCTCCGAAGTTGGAGCCACCAACCTGGAACGAGGCAGAATCTGCCAGACCACAGGCAGAGCTCCAGAGTGAAGGTATGAGGACCCAGGCAAGCCGTTTCCTGATGAGGTGGGCGGGAAGGCAGCTGTCCTCATGTGAGCATGGCTGCACAAGGCTAagcctgagccctggggacagGTGGGGCTGTGGGCCCAGCCAGCTGCCTGCTGTGTGACTTCGTGCACTCACACAACCTCTCTGGGCTGCACTTGCTCTACTGGAAACAGGGGATGGTGCCCAGTCCTGTGCGTGCTCTGTTGTGGTGGTGGAGTGGCAGGTGGAGTGGCAacctgtgcccctccccccgggccAGGCACACTGTGGGCATCCAACGGCTATTGTCATGACTGGTGTATCTCCAGGTGGGTGTTCGGAGCAATTGGGTTCTGAGTTGAGCTGCTATTCTGTGAAGGGGGATGTGGCCTGACAGACAGCCCCTCCCAGTCCCAGGGGAAGACACAGAAATCAAGCCATCCTTTGCCTTTGACCAGGCCAGGAAGCTGGGccccaggagggtggggagtGAGCCAGGTGACAAGGCTCACTAGTGACTGTGACTGCAGGAGGCTCAGGCCCTGCCTAAGGGTCAGGCGGGAAGAGGACACCTGGTTCAGACAGGACCACGGACAGCTCCCTGGGCCAGGGACACCTCACTGTGGGCCCCTGGGGCCCCGGGGAGAAGGCCGAGCTGGGGAGAGGACCTGCCCGCAGCCCCCACCTACCATGACAATGTGGTGCCTGGAGAAGCCATCGGGAAGCTCGGTGATATAGCACCAGTACGTGGTCTCCTGGCCAGGGATGAGGACGTCCGGGGCCCGGATCTCCATGGTGTGCAAGTCCGAGGGAAGGGCCGGGACGGAGATGTCAGGCTTCAGCAGCTGCACCCTCTGCAGCCCCGTCTTCAGGCTGGACGTGTTGATGGCCTCTAGCAGGCGGAGTGGCTCATCCAGGATGCCATACACCAAGTGGACAGTGCCATCCTGCCAAGGCAGGGCCCGGTTGTTCACCCTCTCAGACTCCAAGGAGCTGGGCTCCTCGGTGACCAGGCTCCACCAAGTCCCTGCCCCCCTTGCCTGGCAGGTGACATGCCTGGGCCTTATGTCTGTGAAGGAGGGGATCTTTGAGGCTCTGAGAGGACCCTGCTGGGATGAAATCCCAGGCCAGCTCCCCCGAGAGGGTATGCGGGCATCACATGCCTTTAGTCTTTCTAATGCATTTCGCCCACATTGCTCAGCCTCCACTCAGTTACCAGGCCGGCTGGCCCCCCTGTGATATTCGCTCCGTCCACTGCCCCCCGGGATCACCGGTCATCTCCTCTGGTCCCATCAACAGCTCAGCCTGAGGAGTCAAGACCCCTTTAAGTGAAAGAAAGCAAACTGAGGCTGCTTGCCGGTGACCCTGGACCTGCAGGGCTGTGCTGTCACTCGGCCACCCCCAGACTTCTGGGGTgggacacagacacagaaagcTCTGGCCATTGCTGTGCCAGAGGTCACAGCAAACtcaggggcagggggctggcttTCTCCCGTGCTGCCGGGAACGTATTTTCATCTGGAAAATACCGTATGTGGTCTTCTGGacacccgtgtgtgtgtgtgtttatgtacatGGCAGGCAGCTGATTTGCTCTCTGAGCAAACCTGGGAATGTGCAGAGGGCATCTGAGAGCTCCAGGCAGGAGCCCCCACACCTAGGCTGGAGGCTGAGCCAAGTGCCCGTGGGCATCGGCAGGATATCCTGCCAGGTCCTTGGAGGCGGTCTTCTGCCCGCCCTTGCCTTGCCCGCTGAGCAGGTGCGTGAGGGTATGAACACTCAGGGATCTGCCATGAGGCCACTTTGGGCTGCAGCTCTGTCCCCACCATGCCCTGTGCCCCTGGGTAAGTCTTTCCCCTGTgcggcctcggtttcctcatcagGCACACCCCCAACCTGTCACTGCCATGACATCAAAGTTACACAAGGACAGATGTCAGAGGGCACTGAGACTTACAAGCGTTTTGTTGTCAAGGACAAGGGGGGTTGTTTTCCCTCCCTGACGGTCTTGGGGCAGCTGGAGAAGCCTGGGGTGTTGGTATCTGCTGTGACCCTGAGCTCCTGGCCAGGGCTCCTTCCAGTGCCTGCCGCACAGGGACGCCAAGAAGGCAGAGGACCGACCCAAGCCTCCCGGCTAGTGGGCCACAGGGCCGGGCTGGGAAACCAGGCTCCTGGGTCCCTTCCAGAATTCCACCTGAAGATGATGGACCAGGGGGACAGAAGCAGGAGCGGCTCACCCCGGTCCCAGTTTGAGAGGCTTCGGGGCAGGACCCAAGTCTAGAAACATGTTGCCTGTGTGTCAGCCAAGAGGGTCTTGGGAGGAATCAGAGGCTGCTGGCAGGGCTTGTCTCTCCAAACCCTTGTGCCCCCCTTGCCGCCAGAGACCACTTTTTGGCTTTCTTTCTGTACATAACTGGCCAGGGCTGGGACGTGAGAGGGCTCCTCCCAGCCCACGACCTCCTGGGCCCTCGGGGCTATGACTCACCTCAATGAGGTAATCCTTGGGGTCACAGGTGCCAAAGGGCCTCTTGAAGAGCAGGACCAGGCCTTCTGGAGTCCTCTGTGCCTGCAACAGCTGGTAGTCCTGCTGCGAATCCAGGTGGATCTGCCCCTTCTGGTCACTCCAGGCATCCTGCAGGGACAAGTCCTGACTCTGAACACAAGAGGCTGAGCGGCAGGGCCAGAGCTCGAGGCTGGGCACCCACGGAGCAGCCCCCTAGAATACACACAGCCCTGTGGGCCCTGGGCTTCTTCCCGGGGCTGGAGGCTCACCGTGTCTCCTTTGTCCACCTAGAGACAGTGGAGTTGAGCTCCAATCCTGCTCATTCCCTCTGAGCCTTGAACCAATGCTCTCAAATGCCAGCCAGGACTCGGAGGGCTGGTCAGGGGCAGGGATGTCTCTCCCCACAAGCCTCAGAGGCCCCAGGTGGAAGGCAGAGCGGGGGTAGGGCCCTGGGCCCCCAactgcccccctccccccacacacaaataTCATCTCAAATTGGTGCGTAGAAGCCATCTGGATGCATAGTCCCCAACTTCTGGGTGGGACTCAGGAAGGTGCCATGATTGGAAACAAGGACTGAGAAAAATACTGCCCCCACTGGTCTGTGGAGGGAAGGGCCCTGACAGGGCCTGGAGCCTGGGAAAGGGGAGGCGTGGGGGGCAAGGCcaccctggggaggcaggagagaaacCTGCCAAGGTTAAGGTGGTGCACAGGCTCAGGCTCCTGAGGGGAGCACCTCCTTAAACCGTGCACCCCAGGCATCTTGCTTGCCTGCCTAGCTAACCTTGCCTGGCGGGGGAGGAAATGGCCCTGTTGCATTTTCCCAGGATGGTCGTGGGCGGTGGATTTggctcctgccctcccctcaccAGGCTGCCTCTTTCGCATAGGGCTGTAAGGCTCAGCACCCTGGGGGCCCCAGGCCAGGGCCCAGGAAGGAGGGCACCTCGAGAGGCAGCTGGGGGCAGAGAAGAGCCTTCCCCAGCCAGCAGGCCTCTGTTCCCACTCAGGAATGCCACACATCGCGGCCTTAGGATTCGTTTTTAACGCTGCACCCAGGGCTACggcatgttttcttcatttccctGAAAAACAAGAAACCTACAAAAGATTTTGCAAAATCTTCCCCAGGGAACAGCACCACGCTGGAGCGCCTGCTGGGATACACTGTTGATTTGCAGGACTAATTTTAAACAGAGGCAGAAAGTTGGAAAAGAGGCTTCAGCTGGAAATCTAGAATATATTTGTCAAACATATCgctaaaggaggaaaaacaagccTGACATTTGTTTGCATGGGAATTTGTTGTGCAAATTAATCTCGCAGTGTGCGGGGAAGGTGAAGTCACCCGGGGCCGGGGTAAAGCTGCCCCGGGAGGAGCAGGGGCTCGGCTGCATCTCTGGGAATGGCTGGCGACACAGGACTGGGGCTGCCCCAGCGCCCTCTTGGCCTAGACCCCCTGAGCCACTGAGCTTCCTTGtgtgggcagagctgggcccCAGCTAGGCAGCTCACCCCATCCTACCTGGGTGGCCCagcctcacctgtgaaatggggacagagCTGTTGTGGGGATTGTTTGGGGCACAGGCTTCCAGAAACACCAGCCCATGCGAACTCACAAGCacccaaaggcagagaaaaattATTCTTCCCACTCTTCCAGTGAGGAAGTTGAGTCCCAGAGATGACTTCTGGCTTCCCCCCTCTCCTGACTCCACCTTGGTCTCCTGCAGGTGCCCCGCCCAATAGGGATAAAAGCCCTTCCGCTCACAGGCAGAGAAAGTGCCTCCTTACTTAAAAAACGTTTTTAACCCTCTTGGGTCTTTTCTCATGGAGAATCAGGTTTGTCCCCATCTGGAGAAGGTGGGGAGCAGAGGCCCGGGGAGGGTGGCTGGGTCCCCACTGAACCTCCCTTCAGCTTGTCGAGGGCCCCCAAAGCCTGTCTAGTTTGAAGGGAAAATTCCCCCTTTCTCTACCTTTCACAGCAAGAATTCACGGCTGAATTTTGATGGCAAGGAGCGAAGCAGACGCACTGACTGTTCAGGGCTGGTTCCTGGGTCTGCTCCACATCTGGGGCAGTGCAGGGTGTGGGTGTTTGCACCTGTCCGGTTCACCCATGTGCGCTGGGCTGTGAGGGCTGCATCCTGGCACTAGGGGTGCCCATCCCGTGCTGTGCTCGGCCCATGCGGCCACCAGGCCCTCACTGGGGACGTGGTTGCACTGGGTGCTGCCCATGCTAGTGGGAACATGCCGCCTGCCTCGTGAGGGTGAGCAGGTGGAGTGGTGCTCGCGTACGTGACATGTGCGTGCGTCCTTCCTGTGTGCTTACCCTCCTTGGGCTGGGTCCTGTTCGGGGGTGTGCAGTCCAGGACTATGGAAAGTatctatttcccattttatccTCAAATTGGTGTCCCTGAGATGCCCAAACCTGGGACACAGACATGGATAAGATTACAGCAAATGCAAGCCAAGAGATGGGAGGGAAACTTCCTTTGCTGGGTTAAGGAGGGTGACTGCAGGTCAAAGAAGGCCCAGTGGGGGACTGGGGCAGGGAAAGACTCACCCCAAAGTAGGCACTGTCTCCATCGGTCCAGAGCACTATGAGGTCAGCATTCTCCAATTCGCCGCGGTCCGACATCCCGAACAGGACCCCAGCCTTGAGCTCCCGCACCAGGAGCTGGAAGTGGACAGTCTCCTGCACGTAGCTGACATTCCAGGAGAGCTCCAGGGCCCCCCCGGGGTCCAGGGGGATGCGGTAGGGGAAGGGGCTCTCAGCGGGTGCTGAGCCCTGGAGGGCGGCCACCAGGATGACCAGGAAGATGGCCACCGCTGTGCCGTACATGGAGGCCGCCTCTCGCACGGTGGGGCTGGGGACCTGCATGACTGGTGAGCTTGGCCACCCGCCTGGCCACTTATGTCCTGGCCCTCCAGGGCGTGGGCCCAGGCCCCACCAGTAATCACATTTGTCTGGTGGGGAATTCAATTGTCCCAGTGACCCTCCCACCAGCCTGTGCCCTGGGCCAAATGCTTTGCGTCCCTTGCTCTCATAATTGGCACTAATGACACACGGACAGCATCAGTGGGAATTGAAGTAGACGGGCTGATTTCACCCCCTCTGAGTCGTCTCTGAAGAGCTGTCCAGAAAGCAGGCCCTCCCCGCAGCCCAAGGCCTTTCAGATGTCCTCTGGTCAGGCAAAGGGCTAACTAGCAGGCGGGCTGTCTGGTCCGGTCTCTGAGCAGCTGGCAGGACAGGTGCCATGCCTCCCCATCCATGGATGGGCAGAATGAGGCCCCAGGAGGTTGTTTCCAGATGTCCAGTGAGTAACGAGACCTTGCTGCTATGTGCCTGGCCCAGTGAGCAGATCCTACAATGCTGGCGGGTGGGTCActttcaaactaaaaatagaagacaGTCCCCAGATCATTGCTGTGCAGAGACACGCTCTCCGTGGCCTGCTGTTCCCACTCCTGTCTCCTGTTTCCCCCACAGGCTCCATCTGGTGCCAGGGCTGCTCCAGAAGGAGTGGGTGCATTGTTGGGGGCAGACACAGATGGCCCAGGTGCATGGCTGTGGCAGCCTTCGCGGTGTCTTGCTGAGGGGTGGTTGTCTGCCTCACTCCATCCGTCTCTGAGCAGAGCAGACTCCACTTGTGCTGTCACTTCCAGGAAGCTCTCCCTGATTGCCCTCTGCTCTGAACTTGGCTCTCTCCTCCAACGCTtggctccttccctctctccctcctcccctctttgGAGAAACCCAGAACCCTACCATAGGAACGCAGTGACTGACATCACCGGCTGGCTCCCAACTTTAGGTCCTCAACTCCACACACTGGCCGGCCGGACTGGTTTTGCTCTGAGCTCTCTTCCTCAGGAAGGAACGACTGTGTCTGCCTGAAGATGCAATCTGGAGAAAGatccagccctgccctggccctgcGGGGGGTGCTCTTTGCCTCCCAGAAGCCAGGCTGCCCTGCAAACCAGGCAGAAGAAAGATGCCACAAAACGCCACCCCTCCCTACCCCTGTCAGCTGGGGGCCACATTCACCAGCCCGCAGGTTCAGACAGGTGAGAGCTAAGTGCACAAACCCCTGGGGCACAGGGTGCATCACTGGTACCCCTCACTGGCTGTCTCCCCAGGTCCAGGCTGGGGCCAGATAAAGGGCTGAGTGAGCGAACAGGAATTAGCCAGGAAAGGGCACCCCGGGCCCATCCTCCTGGGAGGGAGCGACAGTGTAGGAAGATAATGGCCAGGAAAGCAGGCTCCGTGGAGCCAGAGGTCTCAGCCACGGGGCTCCA
It encodes the following:
- the DBH gene encoding dopamine beta-hydroxylase, giving the protein MQVPSPTVREAASMYGTAVAIFLVILVAALQGSAPAESPFPYRIPLDPGGALELSWNVSYVQETVHFQLLVRELKAGVLFGMSDRGELENADLIVLWTDGDSAYFGDAWSDQKGQIHLDSQQDYQLLQAQRTPEGLVLLFKRPFGTCDPKDYLIEDGTVHLVYGILDEPLRLLEAINTSSLKTGLQRVQLLKPDISVPALPSDLHTMEIRAPDVLIPGQETTYWCYITELPDGFSRHHIVMYEPMVTEGNEALVHHMEVFQCAAEFESFPQFSGPCDSKMKPDRLNYCRHVLAAWALGAKAFYYPEEAGLAFGGPGSSRFLRLEVHYHNPLRIQGRRDSSGIRLYYTAKLRRYDAGIMELGLVYTPVMAIPPQESAYTLTGYCTDKCTQLALPPSGIHIFASQLHTHLTGRKVVTVLARDGREQEVVSRDSHYSPHFQEIRMLRKVVSVYPGDVLITSCTYNTGDRKLATVGGFGILEEMCVNYVHYYPQTQLELCKSAVDPGFLQKYFHLINRFNNEEVCTCPQVSVPEQFASVTWNSFNRDVLKALYGFAPIAMHCNKSSAVRFQGEWNLQPLPEIISKLEEAAPQCPGSPGQRTVGPTLVSISEDRG